The Dokdonia sp. 4H-3-7-5 genomic interval AGAAAAGATATAGTAGACATTTTAAAAGGACTATTTTCATTCAAGTGGAATGAAGAAACAAAATTCTCTGCAAAAATTGTGTTATCTATGATTCCTGCAGTAATTGTAGGATTGTTTTTTGAAGAACAACTTGAAGCACTTTTTGGTGGAAATATTATGCTTGTAGGCTGTATGCTTCTTGTAACTGCGGTATTATTATACTTTGCAGACAGAGCAAAAGATACTCACAAAAATGTAACTTTTTCAAATGCATTTATTATTGGTGTTTCTCAAGCAGTGGCTATGATTCCTGGTATTTCTCGTAGTGGAGCGACTATATCTACCTCTGTTTTATTAGGTAATGATAAGAGCAAAGCAGCGCGTTTTTCATTTTTAATGGTGATCCCACTTATTTTTGGGAAGATTGCAAAAGACCTTATGGATGGAGCGCTTACCTCACAAACGGGTAACGTATCTGTACTAATAATAGGCTTTGTAGCTGCCTTTGTAGCAGGACTTGTAGCTTGTACGTGGATGATTAAATTGGTTAAGAAAAGTAAACTCTCTTGGTTTGCTATTTACTGTCTCATTGTAGGAGTAATTGCAATAGGATTTTCCATCTATAATCAAGCTTAATATTTTTTATCTCTAGTTCTCGTCTTCTGATGTAAAGTGAAACATTGAATACTGTAATTCAATAGCTTCAGTATGGTTTGCAGCTGGATTATAGATTCCAGCCTTTAGATAATATCCATTTGCAATACTATTATCGTCTATCCAGTTTGTGCCTACCTCAGGGCTGTAAGTATCATCTATGAGCGTTTGACCTCCCTGGGCTACAATAAGATGTACAACACCATTACCTTTTTCAATAATGATTTTTAAAGGCTCACTATTATAGTTTACACCATTGACAAAAGAATAAAAATCTTTATCAAATTCTGTATCACTCGAGCTTACTTCTGGATCTCTTCGTACGACAGTTTCTAGTTCATCATTGTGCAATTCAAGTCTAAAGAAAGGCTTATTAGAACTACCACCTCTATTATGAACCTGCGCAATGGTTATTCCTTCTGTAGGAATATCTAAGTATACTGCTTCAAATTCCATGCGAGATGGTGTTGTTAATGGACCTTCTGAGGATTGTTTAAACTCGGTTCTTCTTCCTTTTTCTAGTTGGCACTTCAAATTTAAAATGGCTCCGTTATTAGAAGAATAAAAATACTCGTCATCTGGCTGCCCACTTTCAAAAATGTCATCGAGATCTTCATCGTCAGTATCACAAGGGCCAGGTGTACAACCACCCGTATTGAAACTATTTTCTATAACTAAATTTGGCTCAAATGAGAAGGCCTCGGTGTCTAGAGCATTGTCTTCATCTGTTGTACCATCGTCATCTGTTTCATCTGTGGGTGTAACTATAGGAACAGTAACTTCTACTGCATCATCAGACGATCCATCATTAGATGAGCATTGCGCGCACATTAGGCTTAAACTTACTAAAACAATAATTCTTTGTAACTGGGACATATCTTATTTTAAAGTATATCTCTTATTTATTACGGAGATAAGGAAGTGATTTCCTATAAAAATATATCATTAAACCACAATTAGAGTATTTTGATATCATAAAAAGCATAATAAGTTATGCGTGATATTTCTAGTTAAATAGCATTATCTTGATAACTTTGCCTCCTAGTCCCTAACAAAAACTACAAAACCAAGCTGGCTATGCTTACAGATCAAGATTATAAAGATGGGCAAGTACTCATTTTTGACAAACCGCTAGAGTGGACCTCATTCCAGCTGGTTAACAAAGTGCGCTGGCTTATACGTAAGAATCTTAATATAAAGAAGATAAAAGTAGGCCATGCAGGTACGTTAGATCCTTTGGCAACTGGCCTTATGATTATTTGTACGGGTAAGTTTACAAAGCGCTTACACGAGTTCGTTGGGCAAGAAAAGGAATATACGGGCACCATTGTTTTAGGTGGTACTACGCCTAGTTATGATCTTGAGACAGAAGTAGATCAAACTTTTTCTACAGAACATATTACTGATGAGGATATTTACGCTTTCGCGAAAGCGTACCAAGGAAACATCATGCAACGCCCACCTGTATTTTCTGCACTCAAAAAGGAGGGCAAACGCTTGTATGAATTTGCACGAGCAGGAGAAGAAGTAGATATTTCTAAACGTGAGATTAATATCTCATCTTTTGAAATCACTCGCATTGCAATGCCAGAAGTAGATTTTAAAGTGCGCTGTAGTAAAGGAACATATATTAGATCGCTAGCATTTGATTTTGGCGAAGGACTCAAAAGTGGAGCTCATTTGAGTGCATTGAGAAGAACCAAAATAGGTAATTACAACGTAGATGATGCACAGTCTCTTGATGGATTTATAGCCGAAATTACAGCTGCATCCACAGAAGAATAATTTGTGAAACACTGTTATTAGGCGATTCAGCTATTTTACTTTTATTTTTTTAGTTCTTTATGAAGATCTCTCATTCTGATAAGGCTTTACTAATTACCGTTACGGGGGCAAGTTTACTTGTGCTTATATTTTTCTTTCTGGGAGTAAAACCATATCAAGGAGAGATAGAGGAGTTTATAGAGATTCCTGTAATTACTGAGGAGGTAGTAGAGGAGCTTCAGGAGCAACAAGAAGATCAAGTTCAAGAGCGTCGTATTTCAAGAACAAACCAAGCCTACAATACCGCTCAACTTAGAAAGGAAAATAGAAGCTTTGAAGATGATGACGAAATTAGAAAAGCAATAGAAGCTCAACAGCAGAATAGTGTAGAGCAACTTAATGACGACAATGAGGCTAAGCTTAAGGCGCTTCAAGAAGCTCGAGAAGGTAATCTAGAAGCAAAAAGAGAAGAGGTACAAGCGGCTATAGATGCTCGAGAAGCTGCACGTAATAAGAAAAAGAAAAGTGCTTACAGACAGAGTACGGTTTCTTACGATCTAGTAGGCCGTACTGCAATAGTTTTACCTAATCCTGTGTATACCTGCGATGCTTACGGTAAAATAGTAGTGAATATCACCGTAAATGATAAAGGGACTATCATAGATAAGGATTATAATAAAAGTGCCTCTACAAGTTCAAACGGATGTCTCATAGATCAGGCAATGGAGTATTTAACTAGAGCTTACTTTGATAAAGGAAATAAAGCCACACAATTAGGGAGTGTGACTTTTGATTTTCAAGGGTAAGAGCTTACTTAAGTAGTTTAAGTAAATCTTGGGCAGTTCCTTGTCCTTTGTCTTTGTTATACCACACTTGTAAATCTTCTTTAAATTCTGGAGTTAACTTACCGTGAGCTTCTTTATAATCATTGACCATTTTTGTGGCCTCAGATGGACGTGGTCCCCAGTCTGCTATCACTTCATTTGTGTCGCTATTTACAGCGATAAGTCTCGGAATAGAACGCCCTCCATTATATAAAAATTGATCCATAAGATCAAGATTCTCATCTCTAAGAATAACTTTAAATGTAATGTTAGGGTTGAGGTCTGCAAACTTTTGCATTATAGGCATCGTTTGAGCAGCGTCACCACACCAGCTCTCCGTAAGTACTAGCCAAGTTACATCTCCTTTAAAATCTCTAATTTGTTGCTGCACATCATCAGAGAGCTTGAGCGTCTTGTCTAGACGTTTCATGCGTTTGTGATTAAGCATTGTATAGTTATGTAGCGCCTCTGTCACTTCTGGACCTGTATTAGTTCCTTCTAGGGCGTGAGTCTCTGTAAGTACTCTATAATCATGATATGAAATAGCTTGAGAGAGACCCTCTGCTATTAATTGTGTTGTTGTTTTTTCCATTGTTTCCATAGCTCATATGTCGTGAGCTCTGCTACAAACTTACTATCTTTCACTTTAGAATCCCAAATGAAGCAATGATGACAAAAAATAAATGCAGTTGGTGTGTAGGTGATGATCTCTATGAAGCGTATCATGATAATGAGTGGGGTACTCCCTTGAGAGATGAGGATTTGCTTTTTGAGTTTCTAGTATTAGAAACTTTTCAAGCGGGATTGAGTTGGATTACTATTTTAAAAAAGAGAGAAAACTTTAGGGTTGCCTTTGATAACTTTGACTACAAGCGTATTGCAGCTTATAAAGAAGATAAAATCCAGTCATTATTGCAAGATGCCGGCATTATCAGAAATAAATTAAAAGTGCGTGGTACAGTCACAAATGCTAGGCTATATATGGAGATTCAAGAAGAGTTTGGGAGTTTTTCTAAGTATCTATGGGCTTATGTAGATAATACTCCTATCCAAAATGAGATACAGTCATACAAAGAAGCACCAGCAAATACTCCGCTGAGTGACGCCATATCAAAAGACCTCAAAAAACGCGGATTCAAGTTTGTGGGAAGCACCATTATCTATGCATTTATGCAAGCTATTGGTATGGTAAATGACCATGAAGTAAGTTGCTTTAGATATAACAAGGTGCAGTAGGGACGCAAGGTATTGCGTCCCTACTGTAGATATTCAAGAAATAAATCTCTCGGAATTTCGGCGGCACCTAGGCTCGCTAGATGGTCTGTATACATCTGGCAATCGATGAGGTGGTAATTTTCTTTTTCTAGCCTTCGCGAAAGCGTAATAAATCCCACTTTACTGGCATTGCTCATGGTTGCAAACATGCTTTCTCCACAAAATATTCCTTTCTCCTTTAGATCTATTCCATAAAGACCTCCGACTAATTTTTTATCATGCCAAACCTCAACGGAAATAGCATGACCTAGCTCGTGTAATCTGAGGTATGCATCTATAATATCATTAGTAATCCACGTGCCATCTTGACCGTTGCGCTTAATGCGTTTACAAGCAAGTATGACTTCTAGAAAATTCTGGTTATAGGTAACTGTAAAGTGATTGTCTCGTAACACTTTTCGCATAGATTTTGATACGTGTACGTCACTAGGTTTTACTACCATACGCGGGTCTGGCGTCCACCATAAAATAGGCTGTCCCTCATTATACCAAGGAAAAATGCCAGAATTATAAGCAAGTAATAACCAGTCTGTAGTGAGATCACCACCTACCATAAGTAACCCTTCCTCGTCTGCCAGATGGTGTTCTGGAAACCAAGGGTCATTATTCCAATGTTGATCTTCTGGGAGTAAAAGCACGAGTATAATTAATAGCTATACACAAAGATAACTAGGCTTTGCTTCTATTAAAAGTATCAATTAACTTAAAATTTCTTCTCGTATGCCACACATAGCCTATTGCAAGTGGCGTGTAAAGTGCAATAATTAAGGCGATATAGGTGATGTCTGTGAGAAAGTAGTAGGCAGAAGATAATATTACAACACCTACAATTGCAACCTCCAAAACTGCATGACGTATGCGTTTTGAGAGTTTTGCTTTGAGCTGGTTTATAGTAAAGGTGGTAGTGACCCCGCATCGGTTACATTTTTTTGAAATGCTTGCACCTATTTGTTTTGAAAGTTCAGGACGTGTGCCTGCAAGAACATTTAAGCTCAAGTGGTTATGGCAACTTTTACAAACTCCGTATACAATCATAGGTTGATAAAGGTGTAAAAATAAAGAACCCAAAACAAGTTAATTGTTTTGGGTTCAAATATCAATACGTTGACCTTTATCGTCTTAAAATGGTAGATCGTCGTGATCGTCACTATTTAAGTTTGTTGCAGGCTCAAATGAATCTGCAGGAGGCATAGGAGGAAGTGGTTGACCACCACCTGCATTTTCAGCAGATACATTCTCAATGCGCCATCCTTGGATAGAGTTAAAATACTTAGTCTCACCTTGTGGATTTACCCACTCGCGTCCTCTTAAGTTAATGCTCACTTTTACATTTTGACCAACAGCATAGTTGTTCAAAAGATCTGTTTTATCTTGTACAAACTCCACCATAATGTGCTGTGGGTATTGCTCTTCTGTCGTTACGACAAGTTCTCTTTTTCTAAAGCCGTTGCTCCCAAATGTTTGAGTCTCACCGACCATCTTTACTTTACCTTGTACTTCCATCGCGTTCAATTATTAGGGTGTAAATTTATGAAAATCCTAGCGTTTTGCGAGCAGAACTCTCCACGCATTATCCACATTTTTTTTATCTAAATATTCCTTTGCCAGTTTATGCACCGTTTCCTCACTTGCTGTGGCAAGATTTGTTCTTAAATCTTCATGTTGTGCTATAAAGTCAGAAATCTCATCTTCGGTAGGTAGCTGCTCTACATTACCTAACGTACCTAAGTCGTTACCAGTGAGTATCGTACTATTTCTTATTTCTTGAGGGATCATATCCACCCCTATGCCAGTTCTTAAAACAGGTTTAGGCACTTCAAAAAGTCCATCTTTTGCTCTACTATACCAGTTTGCACCCATACGTGAGACTTGATCTATCTTGAGAGGATCTATTGCTCCATGAGCATCTAGTACCTCCTCATCAATATGCATTTTTAAAATCTCGCAAATTACAAGATTTCCCGCGCCACCTTGATCACCTAGTGGCTTTACCTCAATTACTTTACACTCAAACTGTACAGGAGCCTCTGCAACGCAAGGAGGTTGCACCATCTCAGATGGTTTTTCAGTAAGTCCAGACTTTGTAAACTCGTTTACACCTTTTGCATAAGCCGTACTTGCAAGTGACATTTGTTGCACCATTGCATAGTTTACAATGTTTACAGTACATTCAGGTACTTCAAGTACGTTATCTAGCGTGTGTTTTGTGGTGTTATCACGACCACTTCTAGAAGGTGAATACACAAGAATAGGAGGATTTGCCCCAAAGACATTAAAAAAGCTAAAAGGAGCAAGATTTACTTTACCATTCTTATCTACCGTACTTGCAAATGCAATAGGACGCGGTCCCACAGCACCTGTAAGGTGAGCAAATAATTGTGGAACTGGAATTTCTTTAGGATCTATCGTGAGCATACATATTGATTTTAAAAGTGTATCAAAAATAGGAATTCTTTAAGGGTATTAATAACGCTTTCGCGAAAGCTTAACAACAACCTCTATAGCACTATAAGAAAAGGTGTCTAGCAGCTCTATTAATAAGTCTTTCGTGTATGCTGTTTAAGAATAACTTATTAATATAGGGGTTTACGCCCTTGTAAATTCACGCTATTATATCCCTTAGAGATCCATAAATCTGGTTCATATTTGTAATGTATTAATCACTTAAAAAAATATGTCATGAATACAAATACGGAAGAGTGGGGACTTCTAGAAGAAATTTTTCAAGATGAGGAATTTGATGTTTCTTATTTCTCAATAGAGTTTCCAGATGGTAGCTCATATGAGTATCAAGGATAGATGATAAGCCACCATACATTGTTTTGAGCTGCCTTTATATAGGCAAATAAGACCTGCTATTGTTTGAGGGAACGATAGTAGGTTTTTTTATACTCCTTTTTTCATAACTTTAAAACACAAAATAAAACAACACAACCTATGGATATTTTCAGTAAAATTAAAGAGAAACTCAGTAATGAGTTTATAGATATTGTCGAGTGGTTAGACTATACAGATGACACCATTGCTCACCGTTTTGAGCGCTATCAAAATGAG includes:
- a CDS encoding undecaprenyl-diphosphate phosphatase, producing MDNLDALILGVIQGLTEFLPVSSSGHLELGKAILGDTSVPEESLMFTVVVHFATALSTIVVFRKDIVDILKGLFSFKWNEETKFSAKIVLSMIPAVIVGLFFEEQLEALFGGNIMLVGCMLLVTAVLLYFADRAKDTHKNVTFSNAFIIGVSQAVAMIPGISRSGATISTSVLLGNDKSKAARFSFLMVIPLIFGKIAKDLMDGALTSQTGNVSVLIIGFVAAFVAGLVACTWMIKLVKKSKLSWFAIYCLIVGVIAIGFSIYNQA
- a CDS encoding polysaccharide lyase family 7 protein, whose product is MSQLQRIIVLVSLSLMCAQCSSNDGSSDDAVEVTVPIVTPTDETDDDGTTDEDNALDTEAFSFEPNLVIENSFNTGGCTPGPCDTDDEDLDDIFESGQPDDEYFYSSNNGAILNLKCQLEKGRRTEFKQSSEGPLTTPSRMEFEAVYLDIPTEGITIAQVHNRGGSSNKPFFRLELHNDELETVVRRDPEVSSSDTEFDKDFYSFVNGVNYNSEPLKIIIEKGNGVVHLIVAQGGQTLIDDTYSPEVGTNWIDDNSIANGYYLKAGIYNPAANHTEAIELQYSMFHFTSEDEN
- the truB gene encoding tRNA pseudouridine(55) synthase TruB, producing the protein MLTDQDYKDGQVLIFDKPLEWTSFQLVNKVRWLIRKNLNIKKIKVGHAGTLDPLATGLMIICTGKFTKRLHEFVGQEKEYTGTIVLGGTTPSYDLETEVDQTFSTEHITDEDIYAFAKAYQGNIMQRPPVFSALKKEGKRLYEFARAGEEVDISKREINISSFEITRIAMPEVDFKVRCSKGTYIRSLAFDFGEGLKSGAHLSALRRTKIGNYNVDDAQSLDGFIAEITAASTEE
- a CDS encoding thioredoxin family protein, translated to METMEKTTTQLIAEGLSQAISYHDYRVLTETHALEGTNTGPEVTEALHNYTMLNHKRMKRLDKTLKLSDDVQQQIRDFKGDVTWLVLTESWCGDAAQTMPIMQKFADLNPNITFKVILRDENLDLMDQFLYNGGRSIPRLIAVNSDTNEVIADWGPRPSEATKMVNDYKEAHGKLTPEFKEDLQVWYNKDKGQGTAQDLLKLLK
- a CDS encoding DNA-3-methyladenine glycosylase I, giving the protein MTKNKCSWCVGDDLYEAYHDNEWGTPLRDEDLLFEFLVLETFQAGLSWITILKKRENFRVAFDNFDYKRIAAYKEDKIQSLLQDAGIIRNKLKVRGTVTNARLYMEIQEEFGSFSKYLWAYVDNTPIQNEIQSYKEAPANTPLSDAISKDLKKRGFKFVGSTIIYAFMQAIGMVNDHEVSCFRYNKVQ
- the aat gene encoding leucyl/phenylalanyl-tRNA--protein transferase, with product MLLLPEDQHWNNDPWFPEHHLADEEGLLMVGGDLTTDWLLLAYNSGIFPWYNEGQPILWWTPDPRMVVKPSDVHVSKSMRKVLRDNHFTVTYNQNFLEVILACKRIKRNGQDGTWITNDIIDAYLRLHELGHAISVEVWHDKKLVGGLYGIDLKEKGIFCGESMFATMSNASKVGFITLSRRLEKENYHLIDCQMYTDHLASLGAAEIPRDLFLEYLQ
- a CDS encoding DUF3127 domain-containing protein; the encoded protein is MEVQGKVKMVGETQTFGSNGFRKRELVVTTEEQYPQHIMVEFVQDKTDLLNNYAVGQNVKVSINLRGREWVNPQGETKYFNSIQGWRIENVSAENAGGGQPLPPMPPADSFEPATNLNSDDHDDLPF
- a CDS encoding flavin reductase family protein, producing MLTIDPKEIPVPQLFAHLTGAVGPRPIAFASTVDKNGKVNLAPFSFFNVFGANPPILVYSPSRSGRDNTTKHTLDNVLEVPECTVNIVNYAMVQQMSLASTAYAKGVNEFTKSGLTEKPSEMVQPPCVAEAPVQFECKVIEVKPLGDQGGAGNLVICEILKMHIDEEVLDAHGAIDPLKIDQVSRMGANWYSRAKDGLFEVPKPVLRTGIGVDMIPQEIRNSTILTGNDLGTLGNVEQLPTEDEISDFIAQHEDLRTNLATASEETVHKLAKEYLDKKNVDNAWRVLLAKR